A genome region from Streptomyces antimycoticus includes the following:
- a CDS encoding TetR/AcrR family transcriptional regulator: MMEGVATDSNTSGEKDRRGRTGRPSGSGTRRPRRVRMTGKERREQLLDIGRTLFAERGFEGTSVEEIAAKAGVSKPVVYEHFGGKEGLYAVVVDREMRRMLDMVTTSLTAGHPRELCEQATFALLDYIEEYTDGFRILVRDSPVAQSTGTFASLISDIATQVEDILGLEFKARGFDAKLAPLYAQALVGMVALTGQWWLDVRKPKKAEVAAHLVNLAWHGLDGLEQKPRLIGHRKA; encoded by the coding sequence ATGATGGAGGGTGTGGCGACCGACAGTAATACCAGCGGTGAAAAGGACCGGCGGGGCCGGACAGGCCGGCCCTCCGGATCCGGGACCCGGCGGCCCCGCCGGGTCCGGATGACCGGCAAGGAGCGCCGGGAGCAGCTGCTGGACATCGGTCGCACGCTCTTCGCCGAGCGTGGCTTCGAGGGCACGTCGGTGGAGGAGATCGCGGCGAAGGCAGGGGTCTCCAAGCCGGTGGTGTACGAGCACTTCGGCGGCAAGGAGGGGCTGTACGCGGTCGTGGTGGACCGTGAGATGCGGCGGATGCTGGACATGGTGACCACATCGCTGACCGCGGGCCATCCTCGGGAGCTGTGCGAGCAGGCCACCTTCGCCCTTCTGGACTACATCGAGGAGTACACGGACGGCTTCCGGATCCTGGTCCGTGACTCCCCCGTCGCCCAGTCGACGGGCACCTTCGCCTCGCTGATCAGCGATATCGCCACCCAGGTGGAGGACATTCTGGGCCTGGAGTTCAAGGCCCGCGGCTTCGACGCCAAGCTGGCCCCGCTGTACGCGCAGGCGCTGGTGGGCATGGTGGCGCTGACGGGCCAGTGGTGGCTGGACGTCCGTAAGCCGAAGAAGGCCGAGGTGGCGGCGCATCTGGTGAATCTGGCCTGGCACGGTCTGGACGGTCTGGAGCAGAAGCCGCGGCTGATCGGCCACCGCAAGGC
- a CDS encoding acyl-CoA desaturase, which translates to MTASPDVVNDTPKAQEAPLPYATLGGDSKRSIEQITLLLFITVPFVALVAAVPLAWGWGVSWLDLALLVSMYYIGCHGITIGFHRYFTHGSFKAKRPLRIALAIAGSLAVEGPLVRWVADHRKHHKFSDADGDPHSPWRYGETVPALMKGLWWAHIGWMFDEEQTSQHKYAPDLIKDGAVRAVSRQFVVWTLVSLMLPPLIGGLATWSWQGAATAFFWGSLVRVALLHHVTWSINSICHAVGKRPFKSRDRSGNVWWLAVLSCGESWHNLHHADPTCARHGVMKGQLDSSARIIRWFEKAGWAYDVRWPSQARIDSRRQEESVGAA; encoded by the coding sequence ATGACTGCAAGCCCCGACGTGGTCAACGACACGCCGAAGGCCCAGGAGGCCCCGCTTCCCTACGCCACGCTCGGCGGGGACAGCAAGCGTTCCATCGAACAGATCACCCTTCTCCTGTTCATCACCGTCCCCTTCGTCGCGCTGGTCGCGGCGGTTCCCCTGGCCTGGGGCTGGGGGGTCAGCTGGCTGGATCTGGCGCTGTTGGTGTCGATGTACTACATCGGCTGCCACGGCATCACGATCGGCTTCCACCGTTACTTCACTCATGGCTCGTTCAAGGCGAAGCGGCCGCTGCGGATCGCGTTGGCGATCGCCGGGTCGCTGGCCGTGGAGGGGCCGCTGGTCCGCTGGGTGGCCGATCACCGCAAGCACCACAAGTTCTCCGACGCGGACGGCGACCCGCACTCCCCATGGCGGTACGGCGAGACCGTTCCGGCTCTGATGAAGGGGTTGTGGTGGGCACATATCGGATGGATGTTCGATGAGGAGCAGACGTCCCAGCACAAGTACGCACCGGATCTGATCAAGGACGGTGCCGTCCGGGCGGTCTCCCGCCAGTTCGTGGTGTGGACGCTGGTCTCCCTGATGCTGCCCCCGCTGATCGGCGGGCTGGCGACCTGGTCCTGGCAGGGCGCGGCGACCGCCTTCTTCTGGGGGTCCCTCGTTCGGGTGGCCTTGCTGCACCATGTGACCTGGTCGATCAACTCGATCTGCCATGCGGTGGGCAAGCGCCCGTTCAAGTCGCGGGACCGCTCCGGCAATGTGTGGTGGCTGGCGGTGCTCTCGTGCGGCGAGTCCTGGCACAACCTGCACCACGCGGATCCGACCTGCGCCCGGCACGGGGTGATGAAGGGGCAGCTGGACTCCAGCGCCCGGATCATCCGCTGGTTCGAGAAGGCGGGCTGGGCCTATGACGTCCGCTGGCCGAGCCAGGCCCGTATCGACTCCCGCCGTCAGGAGGAGTCCGTCGGAGCGGCATGA